The following coding sequences lie in one Halorarum halophilum genomic window:
- a CDS encoding methyltransferase domain-containing protein, which yields MYGLELAGEEDAFAAREAATTASDVDVVAPGLAVADAVDRERVRGLAYTRRALDLLGRGEADIASARAIVEAASLGGPRGDPDAADADREPTVAVRARVVRDGADVSTGAAERECGAALVDRGFAVDLDDPDRVLRVLFAGDVCLVGWVVAESVRDFSTRKPTDRPFFQPGSMAPMDARAYANLAGAGPETRIIDPMCGTGGVLIEAGLVGSAVVGNDAQPKMVRGARENLARYLDDGFELVRGDATELGIRDDAVDGVVFDAPYGRQSKIARHRLEDLVAGALSEAARVAPRGVLVADRSWRSEAEAAGWTVTDSFERRVHRSLVRHVLVLERG from the coding sequence GTGTACGGCCTCGAACTCGCCGGCGAGGAGGACGCCTTCGCGGCCCGCGAGGCGGCGACCACCGCGAGCGACGTGGACGTGGTCGCCCCCGGCCTCGCCGTCGCGGACGCGGTCGACCGGGAACGGGTCCGCGGCCTCGCCTACACCCGCCGCGCGCTCGACCTGCTCGGACGCGGGGAAGCCGACATCGCGAGCGCTCGCGCCATCGTCGAGGCGGCCAGCCTCGGGGGACCACGCGGCGACCCCGACGCGGCCGACGCCGATCGGGAACCGACCGTCGCGGTCCGCGCCCGCGTCGTCCGCGACGGGGCAGACGTGAGCACCGGCGCGGCCGAGCGCGAGTGCGGCGCGGCCCTCGTCGACCGCGGCTTCGCCGTCGACCTCGACGACCCGGACCGCGTCCTCCGGGTGCTGTTCGCGGGCGACGTCTGCCTCGTCGGCTGGGTCGTCGCCGAGTCGGTCCGGGACTTCTCGACACGCAAGCCGACCGACCGGCCGTTCTTCCAGCCCGGGAGCATGGCGCCGATGGACGCCCGGGCGTACGCGAACCTCGCCGGCGCCGGCCCGGAAACCCGGATTATCGACCCCATGTGCGGGACCGGCGGGGTCCTCATCGAGGCCGGCCTCGTCGGCAGCGCCGTCGTCGGCAACGACGCCCAGCCGAAGATGGTCCGGGGCGCCCGCGAGAACCTCGCACGGTACCTCGACGACGGCTTTGAACTCGTCCGCGGCGACGCGACCGAGCTGGGGATCCGGGACGACGCGGTCGACGGCGTCGTGTTCGACGCACCCTACGGCCGGCAGTCCAAGATCGCCAGACACCGGCTTGAGGACCTCGTGGCGGGCGCGCTCTCGGAGGCGGCGAGGGTCGCGCCGCGCGGCGTGCTGGTGGCCGACCGATCGTGGCGCTCGGAGGCGGAAGCGGCCGGGTGGACGGTGACGGACTCGTTCGAGCGTCGCGTCCACCGGTCACTGGTTCGGCACGTACTGGTTCTGGAGCGCGGGTGA